The genomic interval GCGAGAGCGCACGCCGCATCTCGAAAGCCGGATCCACAATGACAATCTGAGGCGGTTCAAGCCCGGCGTCATTTCGGACGAGGACGAAGGGCGCGACGTGCCATCCCCATTGAATCTTCTGGTTGGCAACATGAAGACCGCCTGTGATGAAAATTTTCCCAATAGCCCAACTTGGATGTTCTTTCAGGAGCAGTGCCATGGCGACTTGCGCGCGAGACTGGCAATTGTTCTGTAGCTGGTGAAACGCCATAGGCATGCCGTTGATAACGGGCGCCTCAGCGACCGCTCGAACAGCGGCATCCACTTCATCTCTCGACGGAAGAAGGGCAATTTCAGACATGCTCTGAGTGAGCCCTAATGATGTTGCCGTGAGGGCGTTCTCGAACGAGAGCCGTGGGAGTTGAGACACCTGCTCCACAACCAGTGCGCGAAGACGCGCATCACTCCAAGGACGATTCTCGACAAACGTGACGGCGCGGGGCTCCTCCTTTGAGGGAAGGAGCACAGTGGGGGGTGGTATGGGTCTTGGTCCTCCACACGCAGTGGCGAGCAGGAGACAGGCGAGTCCAATCCAAGGAGCGATGACGCTGCGCAACATTCAAGATACCCCCCACCACATTCGAGTCGGAACACGCCCTACCTTTAAGGGCATCAGCTCCATCTGAATGCTAATGTACGCTCAATACCAACGATCCAGGCATCGAGCGCGCCCGTAACGACATCCAATATACCACATTGGCTCTCGACGGAGCAATTCGCGGTACCCTGCAGCCAAAGCACAAGCCATCAGGGAGGGGGTCTCCAGCCACCCCTGCCTCTATCCCAAACCACAACAGCACATCAACCAAGACACAGGCAATGATGATGTCATGACTGAAATTACCCCGAAGGATACTCGGAGTCGCCCCGTCAAGCTAGACACAGTTAGTGAGGTAAAATCGTGAGCCAGAACTCGCGCGGGAACGTACCTTCATGGCCATGTGCGGGTACACGGCCAACATAGTCGGCCTCAACCCGCAGTACTGGCATGCGCGGCAGTGGTGTAGCCCCTTTTCCGCCCGAGGCATCCTGGTGTGCCCAGACAACCGATGATTCAGTCAGCGAGCCGACTTCATCGACCTTGAGCCGAAGCTCCTTGAAAATGACCTCCCAGCGCCCAGTTCGCGCCCAACTGTAGAATCGATTGTAGACAGTCTTCCAAATGCCGAACCGCTCTGGCAGGTCCCGCCACTGCACCCTGATCTTCACGCGCCACACCACCGCATTGATGAAGTCGAGGTCTTCTCTCCTTGATGCAGGGCTGCTCCTGAAGCCCAAGACTGGCTTGATGCGGTGCCACTGGGCATCTCGCAGCTCATGTCGGCGTATGGCCCGTAGTCAGCAAGCGGGGCATCGACCAGCAACTCCGCCTGCCACGAGGTTCGCTAAACTGAATTTTCGGACTGCCGCCCTGAACTCCTGTTGGGAGCCCAGGGGCAGCCCCTGGGGTGCTGGCACCGCCAAGACGAGCGTAGACGGGCCCCAGGCTCAAGCGCAGTCCCCATGTCCCCGAAAGAAGTGAGCCCGAAGCCTTTGTCTCCCGATGGAGGCCTTCGCTGACGTGCCGCTTCTTCCAGTGCCTACCGACTACACCCACCGCGACTTCGACGCCCTGCGCGCGCGCCTCATCGCGCTCGTGAAGAGTGTCTTCCCTGACTGGAACGACTTCGACGTCGCCAGCTTCGGTAATGTCCTGCTGGAGATGTACGCCTTCGTCGGCGACGTCCTCGGCACGTACCAGGACAACCTCGCCCGCGAGTCCCGCCTCGTTTCAGCCACCCAGCGCCGCAACGTCCTCGCCCTAGCGCGCATGCTGGGCTACCGGCTTCACGGCGCGCAGGCGGCCACGGCCGAGGTGGAGCTGCGCCTGGCCCAGCCTCCCGCCGCGCCCGTCACCTTCCCCGCGGGCACCATCGTCCGAACCCAGGAGGTGACGGAGGCCGTCCGCTTCCAGTTGCTGGCCCCCACCACCATCCAGGCCGGCGCCCACCCGCCGCGCGTCGTCGCCGTGGTAGAGCACTCGAAGACGCACACCCAGCTCTTCGATGCTCGCGGCCTCGCCGAGTTCGAAGCGCACCTAGACTTCGCGCCCTACCTCGACGGCTCCGCCCGAGTGTCCACCGCCCAGGGCGCCTTCAGCGAGGTGGACACCTTCCTCAACTCGCGCGCCTCCGACGCCCATTTCCTCGTCAGCGTCGACCAAGGAGACAAGGCCACCGTCCGCTTCGGCACCGGCACCAACGGCCTGCCACCCGCTGGCACCGTGGCGGTGACGTATAAGACGGGCGGGGGTGCAGCGGGCAACGTGGACGCAGGTCGCCTCGTTGTCGTGGAGGGCAGCTACCGGGACGCCCACGGCCATGCGGTGCAGGCGTCCGTCCACAACCCCGCCCCGGCATCCGGCGGCGCGGACCGGCAGTCCATCGCCTCCGCGAAGTTGCTCGCCCCCGAGAGTCTCCGGGCCCTGACGCGCACCGTCTCCCGTGAGGACTTCGAAATCAATGCCCGGCGCCTGCCCAGCGTGGCGCGCGCCCTCATGCTGACATCCAACGAGGACACCAGCATCGGGGAGAACGCCGGCATCCTCTACGTGGTGCCCCAGGGCGGCGGAGTCCCCACGCCTGCGCTCAAGGCCCAGGTGTTGCGGCAGGTAACGGAAGTCTACCCCTGCACCCTCACCTTCGACGTGCGTGTCCAGGAGCCGGTGTACCGGCGCGTCGACATCGCCGCGCGCCTCTTCCTGCGCCAGGGCGCTTCGGCCCGGGACGTCGCCTCGCGCATCCGCCAGGCGCTCACCGCTCACTTCCGCATCAGCGAGCTGGACGGCACACCCAACCCGCGCATCGACTTCGGATTCAACCTCAAGGACGCCCAGGGCTTCCCCACGGGAGAGGTGGCCTGGTCGGACGTGTTCAACATCATCCGCGACGTGCCCGGAGTGAGGAAGCTGGGCGACGCGCGAATGGACCTGACACTCAACGGCCTGCCCGCGGATGTGAAGCTAACGGTGCGGGAGCTGCCGGTGCTGGGCAGCGTCACGCTCCAGGACGGGGACACCGGGAGGCTCTTCTGACATGGCCCTCCTCAACCCCAGCTTCGAGGACGCGGGCACGTGGCCCGGCGAGGCAGCGCACTGGACGCTGACGGTGGTGACGCGCCTCGAAGCTCTGGCGGGCTTCGGTGTGCCGGAAGAGGCGTGCGAGGACTTCGAGCGCTGGTACGTGTGGCGCCCCTCCCTCTCCGACGTCTCCGTCGCCCTCGCCTTCTTCTCCGGCCAGCGCGAGGGCTTCGAGGCCTTCTCCAGGGGCTGGGACAACGACGGCTTCCTCTACGAGCTGCCGCCCGCGCAGCTCGTCCTGCACCGCTTCAAGGGGGACGTCGTCGAGACGTGGGGACAGGAGCCCCTCCTAGCGGACTGGGTGGACGCGGCTTCCATAGAGTGCCTCTTCGGCGACTCACCGCAGGAGGACTTCGGGCAGCGCTGGCACACCCACGAGTCCTACGCCTGGCGCTGGGAGGAAGTGACGGCGCGCGCGGCGCGCTTCAGCTCCTCGCAGCCCACCGAGGACTTCGACACCGGGTGGCCCACGGCCACCACGCAGTGAGGACACCATGGCACTCGCAGACTGGACGTACCTCAATGGAGGACTGGACATCGCCACCGTGGACAGAGGCGTGACGGCGGGCATTGCCCGGCCCCCAGGGGGCGGCAACTTCCTCTTCGCCTTCAATTCGCTGTCGGCCGCGCAGGGCGCCGTCGCCCTCTTCGCCAACCTGCCGGACTTCGCCCCCATGGCCAAGGGAGGCAGCATCCGCGGCTGCCTCCAGCGCGGGCCCGGCGGAGGCCCCACCGGCTTCTCCCCCTTCCTCTTCCTCTGCGGCCAGGGCACCTCCGTCAACGACTCCGCCTACCTCCTGGGCCTCTCCGACGACGAGCCTCACCGGGTGGTGCTGCGCAAGGGCGCGGTGGCCACGGGGCTGCCTGACGCGGATGGGCCAGGTGTCCTCCTGAAGTCCTCGGCCAGCTTCACCCAAGGAACCTGGCTGCACCTGCGGCTGGACGTCGTCGTCAACGCCAACGGTGACGTCGTCCTCAAGGCCTTCCACAATGACTTGGCCGCGCACCCGCTCGGCACGCCTCCCGACTGGCAGCCCGTGCCGGGCATGGCCGACTTCATCGACGACAACCTCGGCATCAACTCCGGCAGCCAGCCCCTCACCTCGGGCCGTGGCGGCTTCGGCTTCGCGGTGAAGGACGTCACCCGCCGGGCTTACTTCGACTCGCTCGAGCTGTCCCGGCAGGTGTGACGCCCATGGCCCTCACCGCATTCACCAGCCGCCTGGGCCTGGGCCAGGGACGCATCCGGCCCCGGCGGGGCACGCCTGCCTCGGGCGAGTACCTCTTCGTCCTTGGCGACGAGGAGGCCGGGCGCCGATTCGAGTTGGCCCCTGGCGACTTCGCCGAGGTGACGCAAGCCGTGGACGTCACCAGCGTGGACCTGGTCCGAGCTGCCGTGCGCCTCCGTGTGCATTCAGCCGTCCCGGCGGGCCTGGCCTGGGAAGCGTCCCTCGTCGTGGGCGGGATGAAGTACGCCCGCTGCCTCGGGCACCCCGGCCGCGAGCGCCCCGTCGCGGAGCTCGCCGCCAACGTCTCGAAGCTCTCCGGTGTCCACACGGTGGGAGTGCGCCTGGAGCTCGTCTCCCCATGAGGAAGCCCCATGGCCACAGTTGAGCTGCCCTCTCTCTACGTCGACACCATCTCCCTCTCCGCGGAGACGCGCCGCCCCCTCCTCCTCAACCGTGCTCCAGGCCCAGGGGAGGAGAACGTCCCCGTCGACTCCGTGCTGGAACTGGAGCTGGTGGACGTCGGCGCGGACGGCATTGCCCGGGCGGCCACGCGCGTCTGGGTGGACGGCGTCCTCGCCTTCGCGGGCGGGGGCGGGAGCAGCGTCGAAGTGGCGTCCGCCTTCGAGGGGCCCCTGACGGAGGTGACGCAAACGGCGGACGCCCTGCTGCTGGTGCTGCACCCGGCGGTGCCGTTGGCCAGCCAGGCCACAATCTCTGTGCGCGTCGCCTCGGCCACAGCCGGCGGCGAGCACCTCCTCGATGAGACGTACACCTTCACCGTGGAGGACAGGACGGCCCCGCGCCTCGTGGGCGCACAGGCCCTGGCAGCGAAGTCGGTGCGCCTCGCCTTCGATGAAGACGTACTGGTGCCGCCCACTGCGCACTTCACCTTTGCACCTCGCGGCGCGCCCGCAGTCCCGGTTGCCGCCCTCGAGGCCGCGGCGGACGGCGCCCTCGTCCACCTCGTCCTCGACACGGAGCTGACGCCGGACGTGGTGTACGAGGTCCTCGTGGACGGAGTGACGGATGCGCACGGCAACCCTGTGCTCGCCCCCTACCACCGCGGCACCTTCACAGGCTTCCGGCCAGCCCGGCCGCCCTCCCGAAGCTTCCGGCTCTGGGACATGCTGCCGGGCC from Myxococcus stipitatus carries:
- a CDS encoding baseplate J/gp47 family protein — translated: MEAFADVPLLPVPTDYTHRDFDALRARLIALVKSVFPDWNDFDVASFGNVLLEMYAFVGDVLGTYQDNLARESRLVSATQRRNVLALARMLGYRLHGAQAATAEVELRLAQPPAAPVTFPAGTIVRTQEVTEAVRFQLLAPTTIQAGAHPPRVVAVVEHSKTHTQLFDARGLAEFEAHLDFAPYLDGSARVSTAQGAFSEVDTFLNSRASDAHFLVSVDQGDKATVRFGTGTNGLPPAGTVAVTYKTGGGAAGNVDAGRLVVVEGSYRDAHGHAVQASVHNPAPASGGADRQSIASAKLLAPESLRALTRTVSREDFEINARRLPSVARALMLTSNEDTSIGENAGILYVVPQGGGVPTPALKAQVLRQVTEVYPCTLTFDVRVQEPVYRRVDIAARLFLRQGASARDVASRIRQALTAHFRISELDGTPNPRIDFGFNLKDAQGFPTGEVAWSDVFNIIRDVPGVRKLGDARMDLTLNGLPADVKLTVRELPVLGSVTLQDGDTGRLF
- a CDS encoding transposase; translation: MRRHELRDAQWHRIKPVLGFRSSPASRREDLDFINAVVWRVKIRVQWRDLPERFGIWKTVYNRFYSWARTGRWEVIFKELRLKVDEVGSLTESSVVWAHQDASGGKGATPLPRMPVLRVEADYVGRVPAHGHEGTFPREFWLTILPH
- a CDS encoding phage tail protein; protein product: MATVELPSLYVDTISLSAETRRPLLLNRAPGPGEENVPVDSVLELELVDVGADGIARAATRVWVDGVLAFAGGGGSSVEVASAFEGPLTEVTQTADALLLVLHPAVPLASQATISVRVASATAGGEHLLDETYTFTVEDRTAPRLVGAQALAAKSVRLAFDEDVLVPPTAHFTFAPRGAPAVPVAALEAAADGALVHLVLDTELTPDVVYEVLVDGVTDAHGNPVLAPYHRGTFTGFRPARPPSRSFRLWDMLPGHNRRDDVTGDLHRFIACLQEVTDLLLADLDAIPDVFDLERAPAPFLDAILQDLGNPFAFELDVLGRRRLAAILVDMYQQKGTALGLRNAIRFFLGIEVRAVSPFASDTLALGESELGVDWVLGPTERFARYAFNIEVERLLTPAERLRLRALVEYLKPAHTHFIDLVEPLPPVLPEHWELGLSELGETTTLH